A genomic segment from Cuculus canorus isolate bCucCan1 chromosome 20, bCucCan1.pri, whole genome shotgun sequence encodes:
- the LOC104060321 gene encoding LOW QUALITY PROTEIN: uncharacterized protein LOC104060321 (The sequence of the model RefSeq protein was modified relative to this genomic sequence to represent the inferred CDS: deleted 6 bases in 4 codons) — protein MKCLFASGRNARRGILGNWFYPSSGTSGRTAVVVAPPLAKAYNTCHGPGSQHCAAGGGQGVQRRVMASMGLQVLGIALSVIGWLASILCCALPMWRETAFVGNNIVVAQIIWEGAVGMNCVVQSTGQMQCKSLDSMLALPQDLQAARAMVVVAIVLAILGTLLAVAGGKCTNCVEDDTAKAKVMIISGIIFVIAGILILIPISWSANSIIQDFYNPMVTESQKRDLGSSLYVLPMATMTMQLGGLILAMLGWMGSILTCALPMWKVTAFIGSNIVVAQVFWEGLWMNCVYESTGQMQCKAYDSLLELTSDLQAARALVVTSIFVSFFAFLTAMSGADCTRCMDDEGNKTRVSVVAGVVFVMASIMMLIPVSWSANSIVSNFYNPMVPEALKRELGAALYIGWASSALQLLGGGILCYSGPSSQQDPYPKKYRAVKTCGPMGYPMKDYV, from the exons ATGAAATGTCTTTTTGCTTCGGGGAGAAATGCAAGAAGAGGAATCCTGGGAAACTGGTTTTACCCCTCCTCCGGTACCAGCGGCAGGACGGCGGTGGTGGTGGCTCCTCCCTTGGCGAAGGCTTATAATACCTGCCATGGTCCCGGCAGCCAGCACTGCGCTGCGGGAGGTGGGCAAGGTGTCCAGCGTCGAGTGATGGCTTCCATGGGGCTGCAGGTGTTGGGCATCGCCCTCTCTGTCATCGGCTGGTTGGCCTCCATCCTCTGCTGCGCGTTGCCCATGTGGCGGGAGACAGCC TTTGTCGGCAACAACATCGTGGTGGCCCAGATCATCTGGGAAGGGGCTGTTGGAATGAACTGCGTGGTGCAGAGCACGGGGCAGATGCAATGCAAGAGTCTA GACTCCATGCTGGCCCTGCCGCAGGACCTGCAAGCCGCCCGT GccatggtggtggtggccatCGTCTTGGCCATCCTGGGCACCCTGCTCGCTGTCGCCGGTGGCAAGTGCACCAACTGCGTGGAA GATGACACCGCCAAAGCCAAAGTCATGATCATCTCCGGCATCATCTTCGTTATCGCTGgcatcctcatcctcattcCCATCTCCTGGTCGGCCAACAGCATCATCCAGGACTTCTACAACCCGATGGTCACTGAGTCCCAGAAGCGGGACCTGGGGTCGTCACTCTAC GTGCTACCAATGGCGACGATGACGATGCAGCTGGGTGGGCTGATACTGGCCAtgctgggctggatgggctCCATCCTGACCTGTGCACTGCCCATGTGGAAGGTAACGGCCTTCATCGGCTCCAACATCGTGGTGGCCCAGGTCTTCTGGGAAGGGCTATGGATGAACTGTGTGTATGAGAGCACGGGGCAGATGCAGTGCAAGGCCTACGACTCCCTGCTTGAGCTCACCTCTGACCTGCAAGCAGCCCGCGCCTTGGTGGTCACCTCCATCTTCGTGTCCTTCTTCGCTTTCCTCACTGCCATGTCAGGCGCCGACTGTACCCGCTGCATGGATGACGAAGGCAACAAGACCAGGGTCTCCGTCGTGGCAGGTGTCGTCTTTGTCATGGCCAGCATCATGATGCTCATCCCTGTCTCCTGGTCTGCTAACAGCATTGTCAGCAACTTCTACAACCCCATGGTGCCCGAGGCCCTCaaaagggagctgggagctgcccTCTATATCGGTTGGGCCTCCAGTGCCCTCCAGCTCCTTGGCGGGGGCATCCTGTGCTACTCAGGACCGTCATCCCAGCAGGATCCCTACCCCAAGAAGTATCGAGCCGTGAAAACCTGTGGCCCGATGGGCTACCCCATGAAAGACTATGTGTGA
- the METTL27 gene encoding methyltransferase-like protein 27 isoform X1 gives MWGRAETGSGSGSGVVAMLPAAVRERVAAVHGAAALPELLRLYDGWAARYEQDVAALQYRAPVLAAAALAAALPGPPGAARVLDVCCGTGLVAREVPAATGLGRWGGTGRDGNRGAGAREVPVRFGARSPVPSAPRPAAAAARVRAPRRRGRQRGDAGAGTGRGAVPGAAALRAGLGTAARARRALRRRHRGGGPGRGAGAQRGRDRAAACHPARRHPVPDDTEQPLQPAVQSRAGGHAGAAGVSGSLGEGAGTGGGSLGEGHLRGGEHPGHRLHLRGGLHLSEMPCPLASRELRANVGLRRVGCSSQAGGGVCPCPHVLRHISHLPPSPSPSLLPFLDVVPQGLGVPVPIVGAALLLAPPICPHHCPLGSCRPWLLPSHSWLCNKPRACFACFACLVLFVQRWGWGCAGEGSKDSGRGDLASLQGPLPPLVRSEELWELSVPPCTSWHILLASVSLLGGCVGECYG, from the exons ATGTGGGGGAGGGCGGAAACCGGAAGCGGAAGCGGCTCCGGGGTGGTGGCGATGCTGCCCGCGGCGGTGCGGGAGCGGGTGGCGGCCGTGCACGGCGCGGCGGCGCTGCCCGAGCTGCTCCGTCTGTACGACGGGTGGGCCGCCCGCTACGAGCAG GACGTGGCCGCGCTGCAGTACCGGGCGCCGGTCCTGGCCGCCGCTGCGCTCGCCGCCGCTCTGCCCGGGCCGCCCGGCGCCGCCCGCGTGCTCGACGTGTGCTGCGGCACCGGGCTGGTGGCGAGGGAGGTACCGGCAGCGACCGGGCTCGGGCGTTGGGGAGGAACCGGCCGGGACGGGAACCGGGGCGCTGGGGCGCGGGAGGTGCCGGTCAGGTTCGGGGCCCGGAGCCCGGTACCGAGCGCGCCCCGTCCCGCAGCTGCGGCGGCGCGGGTTCGGGCTCCCAGACGGCGTGGACGGCAGCGCGGAGATGCTGGCGCGGGCACGGGGCGCGGGGCTGTACCGGGAGCTGCGGCGCTGCGTGCTGGGCTCGGAACCGCTGCCCGCGCCCGCAG GGCACTACGACGCCGTCACCGTGGTGGGGGCCCTGGGCGAGGGGCAGGTGCCCAGCGCGGCCGTGACCGAGCTGCTGCGTGTCACCCGGCCCG GAGGCATCCTGTGCCTGACGACACGGAGCAACCCCTCCAACCTGCGGtacaaagcagagctggaggccACGCTGGAGCGGCTGGAGTCTCAGGGAGCCTGGGAGAAGGTGCTGGCACAGGAGGAGGATCGCTGGGAGAGGGCCACCTCAGAGGAGGAGAGCACCCAGGGCACCGGCTACATCTCCGGGGTGGTCTACATCTATCGGAAATGCCCTGTCCCCTGGCTTCCCGAGAGCTGAGAGCCAACGTGGGTCTGCGAAGGGTGGG GTGCTCATCCCAGGCAGGAGGTGGTGTCTGTCCCTGTCCTCATGTCCTCCGCCACATCTCACATCTCCCACCCTCGCCCTCCCCATCACTCTTGCCATTCCTCGATGTTGTCCCCCAAGGACTCGGAGTCCCTGTACCCATCGTGGGAGCTGCCCTGCTCCTTGCTCCCCCCATTTGTCCCCACCATTGTCccctgggcagctgcaggcCATGGCTGCTCCCATCCCACTCTTGGCTCTGTAATAAACCCCGTGCTTGCTTTGCCTGCTTTGCCTGCCTTGTGTTGTTCGTGCAGCGGTGGGGCTGGGGATGTGCAGGAGAGGGCAGCAAGGACTCGGGGAGGGGGGATTTGGCCTCACTCCAGGGACCCCTTCCACCACTGGTGCGCTCAGAAGAGCTCTGGGAGCTTAGTGTCCCCCCTTGCACCTCTTGGCACATACtccttgcctcagtttccctgctgGGGGGATGTGTTGGGGAGTGCTATGGATGA
- the METTL27 gene encoding methyltransferase-like protein 27 isoform X5, with product MWGRAETGSGSGSGVVAMLPAAVRERVAAVHGAAALPELLRLYDGWAARYEQDVAALQYRAPVLAAAALAAALPGPPGAARVLDVCCGTGLVARELRRRGFGLPDGVDGSAEMLARARGAGLYRELRRCVLGSEPLPAPAGGILCLTTRSNPSNLRYKAELEATLERLESQGAWEKVLAQEEDRWERATSEEESTQGTGYISGVVYIYRKCPVPWLPES from the exons ATGTGGGGGAGGGCGGAAACCGGAAGCGGAAGCGGCTCCGGGGTGGTGGCGATGCTGCCCGCGGCGGTGCGGGAGCGGGTGGCGGCCGTGCACGGCGCGGCGGCGCTGCCCGAGCTGCTCCGTCTGTACGACGGGTGGGCCGCCCGCTACGAGCAG GACGTGGCCGCGCTGCAGTACCGGGCGCCGGTCCTGGCCGCCGCTGCGCTCGCCGCCGCTCTGCCCGGGCCGCCCGGCGCCGCCCGCGTGCTCGACGTGTGCTGCGGCACCGGGCTGGTGGCGAGGGAG CTGCGGCGGCGCGGGTTCGGGCTCCCAGACGGCGTGGACGGCAGCGCGGAGATGCTGGCGCGGGCACGGGGCGCGGGGCTGTACCGGGAGCTGCGGCGCTGCGTGCTGGGCTCGGAACCGCTGCCCGCGCCCGCAG GAGGCATCCTGTGCCTGACGACACGGAGCAACCCCTCCAACCTGCGGtacaaagcagagctggaggccACGCTGGAGCGGCTGGAGTCTCAGGGAGCCTGGGAGAAGGTGCTGGCACAGGAGGAGGATCGCTGGGAGAGGGCCACCTCAGAGGAGGAGAGCACCCAGGGCACCGGCTACATCTCCGGGGTGGTCTACATCTATCGGAAATGCCCTGTCCCCTGGCTTCCCGAGAGCTGA
- the METTL27 gene encoding methyltransferase-like protein 27 isoform X4, producing MWGRAETGSGSGSGVVAMLPAAVRERVAAVHGAAALPELLRLYDGWAARYEQDVAALQYRAPVLAAAALAAALPGPPGAARVLDVCCGTGLVARELRRRGFGLPDGVDGSAEMLARARGAGLYRELRRCVLGSEPLPAPAGHYDAVTVVGALGEGQVPSAAVTELLRVTRPGGILCLTTRSNPSNLRYKAELEATLERLESQGAWEKVLAQEEDRWERATSEEESTQGTGYISGVVYIYRKCPVPWLPES from the exons ATGTGGGGGAGGGCGGAAACCGGAAGCGGAAGCGGCTCCGGGGTGGTGGCGATGCTGCCCGCGGCGGTGCGGGAGCGGGTGGCGGCCGTGCACGGCGCGGCGGCGCTGCCCGAGCTGCTCCGTCTGTACGACGGGTGGGCCGCCCGCTACGAGCAG GACGTGGCCGCGCTGCAGTACCGGGCGCCGGTCCTGGCCGCCGCTGCGCTCGCCGCCGCTCTGCCCGGGCCGCCCGGCGCCGCCCGCGTGCTCGACGTGTGCTGCGGCACCGGGCTGGTGGCGAGGGAG CTGCGGCGGCGCGGGTTCGGGCTCCCAGACGGCGTGGACGGCAGCGCGGAGATGCTGGCGCGGGCACGGGGCGCGGGGCTGTACCGGGAGCTGCGGCGCTGCGTGCTGGGCTCGGAACCGCTGCCCGCGCCCGCAG GGCACTACGACGCCGTCACCGTGGTGGGGGCCCTGGGCGAGGGGCAGGTGCCCAGCGCGGCCGTGACCGAGCTGCTGCGTGTCACCCGGCCCG GAGGCATCCTGTGCCTGACGACACGGAGCAACCCCTCCAACCTGCGGtacaaagcagagctggaggccACGCTGGAGCGGCTGGAGTCTCAGGGAGCCTGGGAGAAGGTGCTGGCACAGGAGGAGGATCGCTGGGAGAGGGCCACCTCAGAGGAGGAGAGCACCCAGGGCACCGGCTACATCTCCGGGGTGGTCTACATCTATCGGAAATGCCCTGTCCCCTGGCTTCCCGAGAGCTGA
- the METTL27 gene encoding methyltransferase-like protein 27 isoform X3 encodes MWGRAETGSGSGSGVVAMLPAAVRERVAAVHGAAALPELLRLYDGWAARYEQDVAALQYRAPVLAAAALAAALPGPPGAARVLDVCCGTGLVAREVPAATGLGRWGGTGRDGNRGAGAREVPVRFGARSPVPSAPRPAAAAARVRAPRRRGRQRGDAGAGTGRGAVPGAAALRAGLGTAARARRGHRLQQGHLPWVPPSLLAGGILCLTTRSNPSNLRYKAELEATLERLESQGAWEKVLAQEEDRWERATSEEESTQGTGYISGVVYIYRKCPVPWLPES; translated from the exons ATGTGGGGGAGGGCGGAAACCGGAAGCGGAAGCGGCTCCGGGGTGGTGGCGATGCTGCCCGCGGCGGTGCGGGAGCGGGTGGCGGCCGTGCACGGCGCGGCGGCGCTGCCCGAGCTGCTCCGTCTGTACGACGGGTGGGCCGCCCGCTACGAGCAG GACGTGGCCGCGCTGCAGTACCGGGCGCCGGTCCTGGCCGCCGCTGCGCTCGCCGCCGCTCTGCCCGGGCCGCCCGGCGCCGCCCGCGTGCTCGACGTGTGCTGCGGCACCGGGCTGGTGGCGAGGGAGGTACCGGCAGCGACCGGGCTCGGGCGTTGGGGAGGAACCGGCCGGGACGGGAACCGGGGCGCTGGGGCGCGGGAGGTGCCGGTCAGGTTCGGGGCCCGGAGCCCGGTACCGAGCGCGCCCCGTCCCGCAGCTGCGGCGGCGCGGGTTCGGGCTCCCAGACGGCGTGGACGGCAGCGCGGAGATGCTGGCGCGGGCACGGGGCGCGGGGCTGTACCGGGAGCTGCGGCGCTGCGTGCTGGGCTCGGAACCGCTGCCCGCGCCCGCAG GGGACACCGTCTCCAGCAGGGACACTTGCCATGGGTGCCCCCATCCCTTCTGGCAGGAGGCATCCTGTGCCTGACGACACGGAGCAACCCCTCCAACCTGCGGtacaaagcagagctggaggccACGCTGGAGCGGCTGGAGTCTCAGGGAGCCTGGGAGAAGGTGCTGGCACAGGAGGAGGATCGCTGGGAGAGGGCCACCTCAGAGGAGGAGAGCACCCAGGGCACCGGCTACATCTCCGGGGTGGTCTACATCTATCGGAAATGCCCTGTCCCCTGGCTTCCCGAGAGCTGA
- the METTL27 gene encoding methyltransferase-like protein 27 isoform X2: MWGRAETGSGSGSGVVAMLPAAVRERVAAVHGAAALPELLRLYDGWAARYEQDVAALQYRAPVLAAAALAAALPGPPGAARVLDVCCGTGLVAREVPAATGLGRWGGTGRDGNRGAGAREVPVRFGARSPVPSAPRPAAAAARVRAPRRRGRQRGDAGAGTGRGAVPGAAALRAGLGTAARARRALRRRHRGGGPGRGAGAQRGRDRAAACHPARGHRLQQGHLPWVPPSLLAGGILCLTTRSNPSNLRYKAELEATLERLESQGAWEKVLAQEEDRWERATSEEESTQGTGYISGVVYIYRKCPVPWLPES, encoded by the exons ATGTGGGGGAGGGCGGAAACCGGAAGCGGAAGCGGCTCCGGGGTGGTGGCGATGCTGCCCGCGGCGGTGCGGGAGCGGGTGGCGGCCGTGCACGGCGCGGCGGCGCTGCCCGAGCTGCTCCGTCTGTACGACGGGTGGGCCGCCCGCTACGAGCAG GACGTGGCCGCGCTGCAGTACCGGGCGCCGGTCCTGGCCGCCGCTGCGCTCGCCGCCGCTCTGCCCGGGCCGCCCGGCGCCGCCCGCGTGCTCGACGTGTGCTGCGGCACCGGGCTGGTGGCGAGGGAGGTACCGGCAGCGACCGGGCTCGGGCGTTGGGGAGGAACCGGCCGGGACGGGAACCGGGGCGCTGGGGCGCGGGAGGTGCCGGTCAGGTTCGGGGCCCGGAGCCCGGTACCGAGCGCGCCCCGTCCCGCAGCTGCGGCGGCGCGGGTTCGGGCTCCCAGACGGCGTGGACGGCAGCGCGGAGATGCTGGCGCGGGCACGGGGCGCGGGGCTGTACCGGGAGCTGCGGCGCTGCGTGCTGGGCTCGGAACCGCTGCCCGCGCCCGCAG GGCACTACGACGCCGTCACCGTGGTGGGGGCCCTGGGCGAGGGGCAGGTGCCCAGCGCGGCCGTGACCGAGCTGCTGCGTGTCACCCGGCCCG GGGACACCGTCTCCAGCAGGGACACTTGCCATGGGTGCCCCCATCCCTTCTGGCAGGAGGCATCCTGTGCCTGACGACACGGAGCAACCCCTCCAACCTGCGGtacaaagcagagctggaggccACGCTGGAGCGGCTGGAGTCTCAGGGAGCCTGGGAGAAGGTGCTGGCACAGGAGGAGGATCGCTGGGAGAGGGCCACCTCAGAGGAGGAGAGCACCCAGGGCACCGGCTACATCTCCGGGGTGGTCTACATCTATCGGAAATGCCCTGTCCCCTGGCTTCCCGAGAGCTGA